The Oryza brachyantha chromosome 7, ObraRS2, whole genome shotgun sequence genomic interval AAATGAAGGGTTCTTATTGGTTAGATCCCAATCCACTAATGCTGTAGAAGATATAAAAGATTCAACAAAACAGGCATCTGTATCATGGAAAACAAATAGGACAGGATGTGATGAAGTACCAAGATCATCCCCTGGATCATAGTCGTCATTTGCCAGATCTTTAGCAGTCTGAGTCACCTCATCTTTAGATAGATCAATGCCAGAATATACTCTAGCGTTGCGAGAAAGGGAATGCTGTAGGTTACTTTCATGACCTACGGCATGGCTTATCTTCTCTCCACTTTCAACAGAATCAGCTTTAGTTGAACCACAAGTCTTTGAACCACTGTCAGCTCTACCCACTAACCGAGATGCCACGTCTTGGCTGTCACCTTGAGGTTCTTCTCGGCCAACATCTTCAGGGACAAACTCATCCATCATTCCTGGTCCAGGGGCTGACTCACCAGTATTGCCCATGTTTTCAGTAAGCTCAGGAGCTGGTTCCACATCTCCAACAACACTATCAGTTTTATGCTCAGAAACATCAATTCCATGAATTTCGGCTTCATGACTAGCACCCATACCAACACTCCCTCCACTAACTCCCAGGCTTAGTTGATCCCTAGCAAAAGCAGTGGTGGCTTCTGCATTAAGGACTTCTTCCCCTCCATTCATGCTACTCCCTCCTATCTCCCTTGCATTACTTTCAGCAGCAGGCTGTACAAAACTGCTTTGCTGTGCTTGGTTGCTATAGTTAAGATCCAATGGCTCGCTCATTCCACCACTCCTGAGAGCACTAGAGGGCTTGTGAACGTCATCAACATCGCATGGATGGTATTCAACACTCTCTGTCGAATTTTCCTCTACATTTTGGACCGTATTCATCGCAATAACAGAAGATGCCCTAAATGAATCTCTTGCAGAGGGGTTATGAAGGGCAGATGGACCTTCAGCTTTATATGCATCGAATCTATTAATATCTATATCCAGgtcaaaacttaaatttctGCTGGGACCTGCTCCAGAAGAAGATGGTCGATTGACATCAAAAAGATTAAAACCACGAGGCCTTTTGTTGCTCCGGATATCTGAATCTTGTGcgccatcatcaacttcatccCCGTCGCGGTCGATGACGGTTCCTTCTATGCTGTCAGCAGGATGAAGCCTGTTCAGTGGCTTATCAGCTGTGCTCCCGCCTTCCTCCAGGTTGCGCTTTCTCGAACTAGGACCCCTAGACTCAAATGAGGCTGCAAGGCCACCTATCTCACTTCCAGTAGGCTGCCCAATCATCAGATCTCTTCCCATCCCACCATCATTGAAATGATCAGGCATAGAGGGCATCGCAGAATGCGTGGATGGCAAACCACCCGCCATTGTAAGATTTAGGTCAACCGGAGCATTTGATAGTGACTTTCCCTCATCAGTACCTGCCTCATCACGTCCTTCAACATTATCTTTTTCTGTTCCTTCAGCAACCCATCCattgataccacttgtagcaCTGATTCCACGTGTCAGCAATCCCTTCCGTGTATCAGGTGCATCACTGTTATTGATACTAAGATGAGAAGGACGAGGCACCGATCTGAAATCCCATATTCGCACTGTTGCTGCACATAAGCTGCAATCAAGCAAAGGTGACCTCATGCTACATCCAGAGTCTTTTACACGAATTTTGCCTTTGCCTTTATCTTTCTTAACTGATGCAGAGTATGAATTTTGCTTATGCTCAGGAAGACAGGGACGTAACTGATCTGGATCAGCTGAGGCTGTATGCTTGGCAGAACGGGTTGAATTTTCTTCCCAGTCCTGTACATTTGGAAGCCATCTAGGTTCCCATCCACAAAGGCTTATAATCTTCTGTGCCTAGATAAATTAGATGGAAGTGACCTAGATTAAATAAAGCCGCAAATTTTGAGGGCTATAGCAGCaaagataaaaatacattaagaGTATAAATTACAAGAGATATACTTGAGAGTAGCTACAGGACTCATCTTGATGGTTGATATCAATTCCTGTTGTGCTGTCTGTTTTGTAGTCCAGTTCCCCTGACAAAATAGTGATTGATTGAGATAAGATACAATCAATCTGAGGACTCCTTGTGAGCTTCATACTTTGTATTGCAGATTCTGCAATAACAGGAAGAGATCTAAACTGCAAAAGACCATCACACCGATCTTTAAAACCCCCAACAAGGGCTGATGGAGTAAGGTGGAATTGGACTAGGCTATCAGCACAGCTATTTCCTCTCCAGGGACAGTCACTCTGGTGCGAAGCATCAAGTTGTTCAGCAAAGGCTTCCCCAGCATTAGCCACTACAACATAATATTATAGTCAGAAAAATTAGATTTTGCAGCTGAATATATTTCAGTTTGAGAAAAAAGATGCTATCGCCGAATGACACATGCCTAAGTCAACTAAATAGTATAGCAAAAATGAAATTGGGCAGAATTTTGAGAAGcgtgtgaaaaaaattcaaagaagCCATGCCTGTTCGCAATACTGAATGCCAGAATGCAAATCCCTTTTGTCCCATTAATAATATAGATTTGTTTGGCAGCAGTGAGAACCTAAACAAACTTTTGCTACCATGCAATAAAAGAGCTGCCCCGATAGCTTTACGTCCAATTGAGGAATGCATCAAGCAAACACCTAAATAACTACAGGCACAATTTCAGATAATGAGTCAATAGCAAccaacatatttttcaaactacaCTCATCTAATTCAGCTGAGGGTGAAAAAGTAAGAAAACAAGCAGAATGTCCGGTTGCAAACTTTCATTAAACCAGCAAGCATGATTATCTGTGAGAATACAAGTAATCATATTGAAATGATGCATGACATACATCTGTAAGAGACTTTTTATCACTCCAAAAGGTAAGACCTATTATGAATTCAtggttcaaaaaaaattaaaattatgaattattaCTGCATAGTGCTATAGATCTGCGGTAAAACCTGTTTCACTCAGGACATACCTTCAGCTGGGGACCAGGATGTCAATGCAGTAAATATAAGATGCGCACCACATGACTCACACTCAATTTTGTCCATTTCAATGTTCACCCAGCCTCTTCGAGCACATGCCAGTGAACCAGCGGCCTGTAAAAATTAAGCTATGAGCTTCTTCTAAAACAAGTTGGGTTCCTGTCATTTTCATTAGCATTTTTTCCTCTTTGCAATTTGAGACATCAAAACGTCCAAAGGAGTTTTATCTAGCTACCACATTGCGCATGCTAAGCTGGACATTTTGGAACTTGATGTACAGGTTTAAAATTATCCAACCTATGCCTGATCTAAATTTCAGTTGCGTAAACATGCTATTTCCCTATACATTGTAATTCTTCATGTAGATAAGAATGTAAGCAGCTAGGTGTTAAAAGAAGATATCTAAGTTACAAGATGTCTCCTGACCATTACCAATATGAAAAAAGGAACTACAGGAAAACATGCAAGACATAATTTAATGTTgtatgatatataaataaataaaatctgtTTTTAGCTTGAGACCTCCATTACCAACCCTATCATGTTTCTCAGCATTCACTTATATACATCCTCTGAGACCAAAAGGTTGTTCGTAAGTATAAACTGGTATAACTTCAAAAAAAGGTAAGATTGAACATCTTGGTAGTAATCGCCACTATATAACTTGCCAATTACAAAGCTACAACGACAAAGATTACAAGAGGGTCCAACTAGAGAAGAAATGACCTTTGGCTTAGAAGCCCATGTTGAAGACTTAAATGTGGCCAGTCGCCGAAGCAAGTCTCCTCGTTCCCATGGTCTACAAGATGGTTGAGAGAAATCCAAAGCAGCTCCAGCAGCATTAGTACTAAGAGAAGGCTGAGGAGCACGTGGAGCAATGTGGGATGACGATCCCACTTTGGATATTTGCTCACCACCTAACCAATCTATGCTAGCTGCATTTGTTTGTGGAGGTGGTGATGATGCACCAGCCgaactgaaaataaaagagGGGTGAGATTTA includes:
- the LOC102708350 gene encoding uncharacterized protein LOC102708350, giving the protein MSVSGGRTRVGRYELGRTLGEGTFAKVKFARNVETGENVAIKILDKEKVLKHRMIAQIKREISTMKLIRHPNVIRMYEVMASKTKIYIVMELVTGGELFDKIASRGRLKEDDARKYFQQLINAVDYCHSRGVYHRDLKPENLLLDASGTLKVSDFGLSALSQQVREDGLLHTTCGTPNYVAPEVINNKGYDGAKADLWSCGVILFVLMAGYLPFEDSNLMSLYKKIFKADFSCPSWFSTSAKKLIKKILDPNPSTRITIADLINNEWFKKGYQPPRFETADVNLDDVNSIFNESGDQAQLVVERREERPSVMNAFELISTSQGLNLGTLFEKQSGSVKRETRFASRLPANEILSKIEAAAGPMGFNVQKRNYKLKLQGENPGRKGQLAIATEVFEVTPSLYMVELRKSNGDTLEFHKFYHSISNGLKDVMWKPESSIIEGDEIQHRRSPLGGPEARAASSSSSPFPRLDPDARVLFSLSSPRLHRESGRHRHAMREEVRSSSAAPPDPPPRSASPPATPVASSAGASSPPPQTNAASIDWLGGEQISKVGSSSHIAPRAPQPSLSTNAAGAALDFSQPSCRPWERGDLLRRLATFKSSTWASKPKAAGSLACARRGWVNIEMDKIECESCGAHLIFTALTSWSPAEVANAGEAFAEQLDASHQSDCPWRGNSCADSLVQFHLTPSALVGGFKDRCDGLLQFRSLPVIAESAIQSMKLTRSPQIDCILSQSITILSGELDYKTDSTTGIDINHQDESCSYSQAQKIISLCGWEPRWLPNVQDWEENSTRSAKHTASADPDQLRPCLPEHKQNSYSASVKKDKGKGKIRVKDSGCSMRSPLLDCSLCAATVRIWDFRSVPRPSHLSINNSDAPDTRKGLLTRGISATSGINGWVAEGTEKDNVEGRDEAGTDEGKSLSNAPVDLNLTMAGGLPSTHSAMPSMPDHFNDGGMGRDLMIGQPTGSEIGGLAASFESRGPSSRKRNLEEGGSTADKPLNRLHPADSIEGTVIDRDGDEVDDGAQDSDIRSNKRPRGFNLFDVNRPSSSGAGPSRNLSFDLDIDINRFDAYKAEGPSALHNPSARDSFRASSVIAMNTVQNVEENSTESVEYHPCDVDDVHKPSSALRSGGMSEPLDLNYSNQAQQSSFVQPAAESNAREIGGSSMNGGEEVLNAEATTAFARDQLSLGVSGGSVGMGASHEAEIHGIDVSEHKTDSVVGDVEPAPELTENMGNTGESAPGPGMMDEFVPEDVGREEPQGDSQDVASRLVGRADSGSKTCGSTKADSVESGEKISHAVGHESNLQHSLSRNARVYSGIDLSKDEVTQTAKDLANDDYDPGDDLAAANGGNDYEAGLPEFDPIRHHNNYCPWVNGHVAAVCCINTGSSTSTGLSGWQLTVDALETIQSLGQAQNQIMPSDSAASLYKDDHVARPSRKLLKRASHSKC